Proteins co-encoded in one Streptococcus pyogenes genomic window:
- the cbpB gene encoding cyclic-di-AMP-binding protein CbpB, with amino-acid sequence MIAKEFETFLMSHLDNYLIPEQDLAIFIDTHNADHVMLLLVSNGFSRVPVITREKKYVGTISISDIMMYQSKRQLTDWEMSQTDIGEMVNTKIETISITSSLTEIMHKLIDFPFLPVVDRANRFVGIITRKSILKAVNSLLHDFTDDYTIIKK; translated from the coding sequence ATGATCGCAAAAGAATTTGAAACATTTTTAATGAGTCATTTAGATAATTATCTTATCCCGGAACAAGACTTGGCTATTTTTATCGACACACATAATGCAGACCATGTGATGTTACTATTGGTGAGCAATGGTTTTTCTAGAGTTCCTGTTATCACACGGGAGAAAAAATATGTGGGAACCATTAGCATCTCAGATATTATGATGTACCAATCTAAAAGGCAGCTGACAGATTGGGAAATGAGTCAAACAGATATTGGCGAGATGGTTAATACCAAAATTGAAACCATTAGCATTACTTCTAGCCTAACAGAAATTATGCACAAGTTAATTGATTTCCCATTCTTACCGGTTGTAGATAGAGCGAATCGCTTTGTTGGGATTATTACGCGAAAATCTATATTAAAGGCTGTCAACAGTCTTTTACATGATTTTACAGATGATTACACGATTATAAAAAAATGA
- the xerD gene encoding site-specific tyrosine recombinase XerD, which produces MKSYIEPFIASKALSQNSQKAYRYDLQQFCQLIGERVNQDKLLLYQNSIANLSLSAKKRKLSTANQFLYYLYQIKYLNSYFRLTDTMKVMRTEKQQAAIINTDIFYQKTPFVWGQLISLLILELGLTPSEVAGIEVANLDLNFQMLTLKTKKGVRVLPLSQILIPFLEQQLVGKEVYLFEHRGIPFSRQWFFNHLKTFVRSIGYEGLTAQKLREQFILKEKLAGKSIIELSDILGLKSPMTLEKYYKS; this is translated from the coding sequence ATGAAGAGTTATATTGAACCTTTTATTGCTAGCAAGGCTTTATCTCAAAATAGTCAAAAAGCTTATCGATACGATTTGCAACAGTTTTGTCAACTGATTGGTGAACGTGTCAATCAAGACAAACTATTACTTTATCAAAATAGCATAGCTAACCTAAGTTTATCTGCAAAAAAACGCAAATTATCAACAGCTAATCAATTCTTATATTACTTGTATCAAATAAAGTATTTAAATAGCTATTTTCGATTAACAGACACCATGAAAGTGATGCGGACTGAGAAGCAGCAAGCTGCTATTATTAATACTGATATTTTCTATCAAAAAACCCCTTTTGTGTGGGGGCAATTAATCAGCTTATTAATATTGGAGCTGGGTTTAACTCCGAGTGAAGTAGCTGGTATTGAAGTAGCTAACTTGGATTTAAATTTTCAAATGTTGACGCTAAAGACTAAAAAAGGTGTGCGTGTATTACCTTTATCGCAAATACTAATCCCTTTTTTAGAACAACAACTCGTTGGCAAAGAAGTCTATCTTTTTGAACATCGAGGCATCCCTTTTTCAAGACAATGGTTTTTTAATCACCTAAAAACCTTTGTTCGAAGTATTGGTTATGAAGGATTGACTGCTCAAAAATTACGAGAGCAATTTATTTTGAAAGAAAAACTAGCTGGTAAATCGATAATAGAACTTAGCGATATTCTTGGGCTGAAAAGCCCTATGACCTTAGAAAAATACTACAAATCATAA
- a CDS encoding segregation/condensation protein A, whose translation MDIKLKDFEGPLDLLLHLVSQYKVDIYEVPIVEVIEQYLNYIETLQVMKLEVAGDYMLMASQLMLIKSRRLLPKVVEHIEEDLEQDLLEKIEEYSRFKAVSQALAKQHDQRAKWYSKPKQELIFEDAILQEDKTVMDLFLAFSNIMAAKRAVLKNNHTVIERDDYKIEDMMASIKQRLEKENVIRLSAIFEECQTLNEVISIFLASLELIKLHVVFVEQLSNFGAIILRKEKK comes from the coding sequence ATGGATATAAAACTTAAAGATTTTGAAGGTCCTCTTGATTTACTCTTACACTTGGTATCACAGTACAAAGTTGACATCTACGAGGTTCCTATTGTTGAGGTTATTGAGCAGTACCTTAATTATATTGAAACCTTACAGGTAATGAAACTTGAAGTGGCTGGTGACTACATGCTGATGGCAAGTCAGCTCATGTTAATCAAAAGTAGAAGGCTATTACCAAAGGTGGTAGAACACATCGAAGAAGATTTAGAACAAGATCTGTTAGAAAAGATCGAAGAATATAGTCGCTTTAAAGCAGTTAGTCAAGCGTTAGCGAAGCAACATGACCAAAGGGCAAAATGGTATTCAAAACCTAAACAAGAATTAATTTTTGAAGATGCTATCTTACAGGAAGATAAAACGGTGATGGATCTATTTCTAGCTTTTTCAAACATAATGGCAGCTAAAAGAGCAGTTTTAAAAAACAACCATACAGTCATCGAGCGTGATGATTATAAGATTGAAGACATGATGGCTTCTATTAAACAGCGACTGGAAAAAGAAAACGTTATTAGATTATCAGCGATTTTTGAGGAATGCCAAACATTAAATGAAGTTATCAGTATATTTTTAGCTAGTCTAGAATTGATTAAGCTTCACGTGGTATTTGTAGAGCAGCTCTCTAATTTTGGGGCTATCATACTACGAAAGGAGAAGAAATGA
- the scpB gene encoding SMC-Scp complex subunit ScpB, protein MTYLSQIEALLFVAGEEGLSLRHLASMLSLTPTALQQQLEKLSQKYEKDQHSSLCLIETANTYRLVTKEGFAELLRAYAKTPMNQSLSRASLEVLSIVAYKQPITRIEIDDIRGVNSSGALSKLLAFDLIREAGKKDVVGRPHLYATTDYFLDYMGINHLDELIEVSAVEPADEEIALFRTQD, encoded by the coding sequence ATGACGTATTTGTCACAGATAGAAGCGCTGCTATTTGTTGCAGGTGAAGAAGGATTAAGTTTGCGACATCTAGCGTCTATGTTATCATTAACGCCAACAGCTCTTCAACAGCAATTAGAAAAACTCTCTCAAAAGTATGAAAAAGATCAACATTCTAGTCTTTGCTTGATAGAAACAGCTAATACCTACAGGCTAGTAACTAAAGAAGGTTTTGCAGAACTCTTGCGTGCTTATGCCAAAACACCAATGAACCAAAGTTTATCTCGTGCGAGTTTAGAGGTCTTGTCTATTGTTGCATACAAACAACCTATTACACGAATAGAAATTGATGACATTCGAGGGGTAAACTCCAGTGGAGCTTTGAGTAAATTATTGGCATTTGATCTCATTAGAGAAGCTGGCAAAAAAGATGTGGTTGGGCGTCCTCATTTGTATGCGACAACAGATTATTTTCTGGACTATATGGGAATTAATCATTTAGACGAATTGATTGAAGTATCTGCCGTTGAACCAGCAGATGAAGAGATTGCTCTTTTTAGGACACAAGACTGA
- a CDS encoding pseudouridine synthase codes for MRINKYIAHAGIASRRKAEELIKQGLVTLNGQVITDLATTVKSGDVVEIEGSPIYNEEKVYYLLNKPRGAISSVSDDKGRKTVLDLLPQVKERIYPVGRLDWDTSGVLILTNDGDFTDTMIHPRNEIDKVYLARVKGIATKENLRPLTRGIVIDGKKTKPARYNIVRVEADKSRSIVELTIHEGRNHQVKKMFESVGLLVDKLSRTRFGTVDLKGLRPGEARRLNKKEISQLHNLANTKK; via the coding sequence ATGCGAATTAACAAATACATTGCCCATGCGGGTATTGCCAGTCGTCGTAAGGCTGAAGAATTGATTAAGCAAGGCTTAGTAACCTTAAATGGTCAGGTTATTACGGATTTAGCAACCACTGTAAAATCGGGAGACGTGGTTGAAATAGAAGGAAGTCCTATTTACAACGAGGAAAAGGTTTACTATTTGCTTAATAAACCTCGTGGCGCTATCTCAAGTGTGTCAGATGACAAAGGCCGTAAAACGGTACTGGATTTACTACCTCAGGTTAAAGAACGCATATACCCTGTTGGACGATTGGATTGGGACACATCAGGGGTCCTTATTTTAACGAATGATGGTGATTTTACAGATACTATGATTCATCCTAGAAATGAAATAGACAAGGTTTATCTGGCGCGTGTCAAAGGTATTGCAACGAAAGAAAATCTTCGTCCCTTAACTCGAGGAATTGTTATTGATGGTAAAAAGACCAAACCAGCTCGCTACAATATTGTTCGTGTAGAAGCTGATAAGAGTCGATCGATCGTAGAATTGACTATCCATGAAGGGCGAAACCATCAAGTGAAAAAAATGTTTGAGTCTGTGGGGCTTCTGGTTGATAAATTATCTCGTACACGTTTTGGGACCGTCGACTTAAAGGGACTAAGACCAGGAGAAGCAAGACGCTTAAATAAAAAAGAAATAAGTCAACTGCATAACTTAGCTAATACGAAAAAATGA
- the yidD gene encoding membrane protein insertion efficiency factor YidD — MMKKLLIVSVKAYQKYISPLSPPSCRYKPTCSAYMLTAIEKHGTKGILMGIARILRCHPFVAGGVDPVPEDFSLMRNKNTSKNAEKA, encoded by the coding sequence ATGATGAAAAAACTATTAATAGTATCTGTTAAAGCTTATCAAAAATACATTTCTCCTTTATCTCCTCCTAGTTGTCGCTACAAGCCAACCTGTTCAGCTTATATGTTAACTGCTATTGAAAAACATGGTACTAAGGGAATATTAATGGGGATAGCAAGAATATTAAGATGTCACCCTTTTGTTGCTGGTGGTGTCGATCCTGTTCCAGAAGATTTTAGCCTAATGAGAAATAAAAACACGTCTAAAAACGCTGAAAAGGCATGA
- a CDS encoding tRNA (uridine(34)/cytosine(34)/5-carboxymethylaminomethyluridine(34)-2'-O)-methyltransferase TrmL, which translates to MTTKELINKNDKVKKARNHIVLFQPQIPQNTGNIARTCAATNAPLHIIKPMGFPIDDRKMKRAGLDYWDKLELHFYDHLEQFINQCHGQLHLISKFAVNNYSQATYADGDSHYFLFGREDTGLPEDFMREHAEKALRIPMNDEHVRSLNVSNTVCMVIYEALRQQGFQGLELKHTYEHDKLK; encoded by the coding sequence ATGACGACAAAAGAACTTATCAACAAAAACGACAAAGTAAAAAAGGCTCGCAATCATATTGTCCTGTTTCAACCCCAAATTCCACAAAATACTGGTAATATTGCTAGAACATGTGCTGCAACTAATGCACCTTTACATATTATTAAACCCATGGGATTTCCTATTGATGACCGCAAAATGAAGCGTGCAGGCTTGGATTACTGGGACAAGTTAGAACTGCATTTTTATGATCATTTAGAACAGTTTATCAATCAATGTCACGGACAGCTTCACCTGATTAGCAAGTTTGCAGTTAATAATTATTCTCAAGCTACTTATGCTGATGGCGATTCCCATTATTTCTTGTTTGGACGAGAAGATACAGGCCTGCCAGAAGATTTTATGCGAGAACATGCTGAAAAAGCACTTCGTATTCCGATGAATGATGAGCATGTACGGAGTTTAAATGTCTCAAATACGGTTTGTATGGTGATTTATGAAGCCCTTAGACAACAGGGCTTTCAAGGGTTAGAGTTAAAGCATACTTACGAACACGATAAACTAAAATAA
- a CDS encoding ECF transporter S component produces MSKTHKMIMIGILSAISFLLMLVSFAIIPGAAFLKIEFSIIPVLFGLMIMDLKSAYLILLLRSLLKLFLNNRGVNDFIGLPMNIIAIALFVMAFALVWNRQKTLSQYVFASLLGTGLLTFGMVVLNYTFAIPLYAIFANIDIRAYIGVTKYMMTMVIPFNLVEGLIFAITFYFVYIASKPILERYLH; encoded by the coding sequence ATGTCAAAAACACATAAAATGATTATGATTGGTATACTTTCTGCGATATCATTTCTATTGATGCTAGTTAGCTTTGCCATTATTCCAGGCGCAGCTTTTTTAAAAATTGAATTTAGTATTATTCCTGTTTTATTTGGTTTAATGATTATGGACTTAAAGAGTGCTTACTTAATTTTGTTATTGAGGTCCTTATTGAAACTCTTTTTGAACAATCGTGGGGTTAATGATTTTATTGGTCTCCCAATGAATATTATCGCTATCGCTTTATTTGTGATGGCTTTTGCCTTAGTTTGGAACCGTCAAAAAACGCTTAGTCAATATGTATTTGCTAGCTTACTAGGCACAGGGTTATTAACGTTTGGCATGGTTGTTCTTAATTATACTTTTGCCATTCCTTTATATGCTATATTTGCAAATATTGATATCAGAGCTTATATTGGTGTTACTAAGTATATGATGACTATGGTTATTCCGTTTAATCTTGTTGAAGGGTTGATATTTGCAATTACCTTTTATTTTGTGTATATTGCAAGTAAACCAATTTTAGAAAGATACTTACACTAA
- a CDS encoding phosphatase PAP2 family protein — protein sequence MMTNKQTHFLIASFALLIFVIIGYTVKFFPERLALLDNTIQAEIRGNLPIVLTQFFRGVTVFGNVMTQVLLVIVSVLVLFFMKWKIEALFILSNGAIAAFLITTLKLFYQRPRPAIEHLVYAGGYSFPSGHAMGSMLIFGSLLIICYQRLHSKLLQFVTSMIFIILILLIGLSRIYLGVHYPSDILAGFVLGFGILHFIYPFYKQKRFEWRFLLKQD from the coding sequence ATGATGACAAACAAACAAACTCACTTTTTAATAGCTTCTTTTGCATTGCTAATCTTTGTTATAATAGGCTATACGGTCAAATTTTTTCCTGAACGTTTGGCACTTCTAGATAATACTATTCAAGCAGAGATTAGAGGCAACCTTCCTATAGTGCTGACGCAATTCTTTAGGGGTGTTACTGTATTTGGAAATGTCATGACACAAGTTTTGTTAGTTATTGTGTCGGTCCTAGTTTTATTCTTTATGAAGTGGAAAATTGAAGCCTTGTTTATCTTGTCAAATGGTGCCATTGCAGCATTTTTGATTACGACTCTCAAGCTCTTTTACCAAAGACCAAGACCTGCTATTGAGCATTTGGTTTATGCTGGTGGCTATTCGTTTCCCAGTGGCCATGCGATGGGTAGCATGCTGATTTTTGGTAGCCTATTGATTATTTGTTATCAGAGGCTACATTCAAAACTATTACAATTTGTGACTAGCATGATCTTTATAATACTAATTTTATTAATTGGGTTATCTCGTATTTATCTAGGAGTACACTACCCAAGTGATATTTTAGCAGGCTTTGTATTAGGATTTGGTATTTTGCACTTTATTTATCCTTTTTATAAGCAAAAACGATTTGAATGGCGATTTCTTTTGAAACAAGACTAA
- a CDS encoding TIGR01212 family radical SAM protein (This family includes YhcC from E. coli K-12, an uncharacterized radical SAM protein.) yields the protein MKKRYQTLNEHYRQLFGAKMFKVPIDAGFDCPNRDGTVAHGGCTFCTVSGSGDAIVAPDAPIKEQFYKEIDFMHRKWPDVNRYLVYFQNFTNTHDTVDVIRDRYEQAINEPGVVGINIGTRPDCLPDDTIAYLAELSERMHVTVELGLQTTYEETSRLINRAHSYDLYKETVRRLRHYPNINIVSHLINGLPKETHDMMLENVRRCVTDNDIQGIKLHLLHLMTNTRMQRDYHEGRLKLLSQKDYVSIICDQLEIIPKHIVIHRITGDAPRDMLIGPMWSLNKWEVLNAIDKEMERRGSFQGCKVD from the coding sequence ATGAAAAAAAGATATCAGACATTAAATGAGCATTACCGTCAACTATTTGGCGCAAAAATGTTTAAAGTTCCGATTGATGCCGGCTTTGATTGTCCCAATCGTGATGGAACGGTAGCTCATGGAGGATGTACTTTTTGCACAGTATCAGGTTCTGGAGATGCTATTGTAGCACCAGATGCTCCAATTAAAGAGCAATTTTATAAAGAAATTGATTTTATGCACCGTAAATGGCCTGATGTCAATCGCTATTTGGTTTATTTTCAAAACTTTACCAATACTCATGATACAGTTGATGTGATTCGCGACCGTTACGAACAAGCTATTAACGAACCTGGAGTTGTTGGTATTAATATTGGCACACGGCCTGACTGTCTACCAGATGATACCATTGCTTACTTAGCAGAATTATCAGAACGCATGCATGTGACAGTGGAGCTAGGCTTACAGACAACTTATGAAGAAACTTCTAGGCTAATTAACAGAGCACATTCTTATGATTTGTATAAAGAAACGGTGAGGCGACTAAGGCATTACCCCAACATTAATATTGTCTCGCACTTGATTAATGGATTGCCAAAAGAAACTCATGACATGATGCTTGAAAATGTGAGACGCTGTGTAACAGACAATGACATTCAAGGAATTAAATTGCATTTGCTGCATTTGATGACCAATACTAGAATGCAAAGAGATTATCATGAAGGACGCTTAAAGTTGTTGAGTCAAAAGGACTATGTTTCGATTATTTGTGACCAGCTAGAGATTATCCCTAAGCATATTGTGATTCACCGTATTACAGGAGATGCCCCACGCGATATGTTGATTGGGCCCATGTGGAGTCTAAATAAGTGGGAAGTATTGAATGCCATTGATAAAGAAATGGAAAGACGAGGAAGCTTTCAGGGCTGTAAAGTTGACTAA
- a CDS encoding tRNA (mnm(5)s(2)U34)-methyltransferase, whose translation MLKRPIHLSHDFLAEVVDKSSVVVDATMGNGNDTAFLAQLAKKVYAFDVQEQAIRKTSERLAQLGLSNAELILAGHEAVDQYVTEPVRAAIFNLGYLPSADKSIITLPNTTLQALSKLLTLLMVGGRIAIMVYYGHDGGSLEKDALLDFVKQLDQRKVSAMLYQPLNQVNTPPFLIMLEKLADF comes from the coding sequence ATGCTAAAACGCCCCATTCATCTCTCGCATGATTTTTTAGCGGAGGTTGTGGATAAGTCTAGTGTGGTTGTTGATGCCACGATGGGTAATGGAAATGATACTGCCTTTTTGGCACAATTAGCTAAAAAGGTTTATGCTTTTGATGTGCAAGAACAAGCTATTAGAAAAACAAGTGAGCGGTTAGCGCAGCTAGGATTATCGAACGCTGAGCTGATTTTAGCGGGTCATGAAGCGGTTGATCAGTATGTGACAGAGCCGGTGCGCGCAGCGATTTTTAACCTTGGTTATTTGCCCAGCGCAGATAAATCTATTATTACCTTACCAAATACCACACTCCAAGCTTTATCAAAACTACTAACGTTATTAATGGTAGGTGGGCGTATTGCTATTATGGTCTATTATGGGCATGATGGAGGCAGTTTGGAAAAAGATGCTTTATTAGATTTTGTCAAGCAATTAGACCAAAGAAAGGTTTCTGCAATGCTTTATCAGCCTCTTAATCAGGTGAATACCCCACCTTTTTTAATCATGTTGGAGAAATTAGCAGACTTTTAG
- a CDS encoding hemolysin family protein, with product MEDPVSQPLVIQFLLLVVLTLLNAFFSASEMALVSLNRSRVEQKAADGDKKYARLLRVLEEPNHFLSTIQVGITFISLLSGASLSASLGKVISGWLGNSATARTAGTIISLVFLTYVSIVLGELYPKRIAMNLKDKLAIVSAPIIIGLGRLVSPFVWLLSASTNLLSRLTPMTFDDADEQMTRDEIEYMLSKSEATLDAEEIEMLQGVFSLDEMMAREVMVPRTDAFMIDINDDPLENIQEILKQSFSRIPVYDVDKDKIIGLIHTKRLLESGFRQGFDQINMRKMLQEPLFVPETIFVDDLLRQLRNTQNQMAILLDEYGGVAGLVTLEDLLEEIVGEIDDETDKAEQFVHEIGDNTYIVVGTMTLNEFNDYFDTELESDDVDTIAGFYLTGIGTIPSQEQKEAYEIDNKDKHLVLINDKVKDGRITKLKLILSNIEQIIEED from the coding sequence ATGGAAGACCCTGTGAGTCAGCCCTTAGTGATTCAATTTTTATTGTTAGTTGTTTTAACCTTGTTAAATGCTTTTTTTTCAGCCAGTGAAATGGCCTTAGTTTCTCTCAATCGTTCTCGGGTGGAACAAAAAGCAGCAGACGGTGATAAAAAATACGCTCGTTTGTTGCGGGTTTTAGAGGAACCTAATCATTTTTTATCAACGATTCAAGTTGGGATTACCTTTATTAGTTTACTATCAGGAGCAAGTTTATCAGCTTCTTTGGGTAAGGTGATCTCAGGTTGGCTAGGTAATTCAGCGACCGCAAGGACAGCTGGTACTATCATCTCCTTGGTTTTCTTGACTTATGTCTCTATTGTTTTAGGAGAATTGTATCCAAAACGGATTGCCATGAACCTCAAAGACAAGTTGGCGATTGTTTCAGCCCCTATTATCATTGGGTTAGGGAGACTGGTTAGTCCCTTTGTATGGCTCTTATCAGCTTCTACTAATTTACTGAGCCGACTTACCCCTATGACCTTTGATGATGCAGATGAGCAAATGACACGTGATGAAATCGAGTATATGTTATCAAAAAGTGAGGCGACCCTTGATGCTGAAGAAATTGAGATGTTGCAAGGAGTTTTCTCACTTGATGAAATGATGGCGCGTGAAGTCATGGTCCCAAGGACCGATGCTTTCATGATTGACATTAACGATGATCCGCTTGAAAATATTCAGGAAATCTTAAAACAAAGTTTTTCACGCATTCCTGTTTATGATGTGGATAAAGATAAAATTATCGGTCTCATCCACACTAAGCGTCTCTTGGAGTCAGGTTTCCGCCAGGGATTTGATCAGATTAACATGCGAAAAATGTTACAAGAACCTCTTTTTGTTCCCGAAACCATTTTTGTAGATGATCTCTTACGCCAGCTGCGCAATACCCAAAATCAGATGGCTATTTTGCTAGATGAATATGGTGGTGTGGCAGGACTTGTGACTTTGGAAGACTTGCTTGAAGAAATCGTCGGTGAAATCGATGATGAAACCGATAAAGCAGAACAATTTGTTCATGAGATTGGAGACAATACCTATATTGTTGTTGGTACTATGACTTTAAATGAGTTTAATGACTATTTTGATACCGAACTAGAATCAGATGATGTAGATACCATTGCTGGTTTTTATTTGACAGGTATCGGAACCATTCCAAGCCAGGAGCAAAAAGAAGCCTACGAAATAGATAACAAAGACAAACATTTAGTTCTAATCAACGATAAAGTCAAAGATGGCCGTATTACGAAATTAAAATTAATCCTGTCTAATATAGAACAGATTATTGAGGAAGACTAG
- the pflA gene encoding pyruvate formate-lyase-activating protein: MTEKDYGQVTGMVHSTESFGSVDGPGIRFIIFLQGCKLRCQYCHNPDTWEMETNNSKIRTVNDVLKEALQYKHFWGKKGGITVSGGEAMLQIDFITALFIEAKKLGIHTTLDTCGFTYRPTPEYHQVLDNLLAVTDLILLDLKEIDEKQHKIVTRQPNKNILQFARYLSDKQIPVWIRHVLVPGLTDIDDHLTRLGEFVKTLKNVDKFEVLPYHTMGEFKWRELGIPYQLEGVKPPTKERVQNAKNLMQTESYTEYMNRIHQS, translated from the coding sequence ATGACTGAGAAAGATTATGGACAAGTAACAGGGATGGTGCATTCGACAGAAAGTTTTGGTTCTGTAGATGGTCCAGGCATTCGTTTTATCATTTTCTTGCAAGGCTGTAAATTACGTTGCCAATATTGCCATAATCCGGATACTTGGGAGATGGAAACCAACAATTCAAAAATCAGAACAGTCAATGATGTCTTGAAAGAAGCCCTTCAGTACAAACATTTCTGGGGAAAAAAAGGAGGAATTACCGTATCTGGTGGTGAAGCTATGCTTCAAATTGATTTTATCACTGCCTTATTCATCGAAGCTAAAAAATTAGGTATCCATACCACACTAGACACCTGTGGCTTTACCTATAGACCGACACCTGAATACCATCAGGTTCTTGATAACTTATTGGCAGTGACCGATTTGATTTTATTGGACTTAAAAGAAATTGATGAAAAACAACATAAAATTGTCACGCGTCAGCCTAATAAAAACATATTGCAATTTGCTAGGTATTTATCCGACAAGCAGATTCCTGTCTGGATTCGACATGTCTTGGTTCCAGGCTTGACTGATATTGATGATCATTTGACACGATTGGGTGAGTTTGTCAAAACCTTGAAAAATGTCGATAAATTTGAAGTTTTGCCTTACCATACCATGGGAGAATTCAAGTGGCGTGAGCTAGGTATTCCTTATCAGTTAGAAGGTGTTAAACCACCAACTAAGGAACGCGTTCAAAATGCTAAAAATCTGATGCAGACCGAATCTTACACAGAATATATGAATCGGATTCATCAGTCATAA
- a CDS encoding manganese-dependent inorganic pyrophosphatase, whose translation MSKILVFGHQNPDTDAIASSYAFDYLSQKAFGLDTEVVALGTPNEETAFALDYFGVEAPRVVESAKAQGSEQVILTDHNEFQQSIADIREVEVYGVVDHHRVANFETANPLYMRVEPVGSASSIVYRMFKENGIEVPKAIAGMLLSGLISDTLLLKSPTTHVSDHLVAEELAELAEVNLEDYGMALLKAGTNLASKSEVELIGIDAKTFELNGNAVRVAQVNTVDIAEVLERQEAIEAAIKDAMAAEGYSDFVLMITDIVNSNSEILAIGANMDKVEAAFNFTLDNNHAFLAGAVSRKKQVVPQLTESFGA comes from the coding sequence ATGTCAAAAATTTTAGTTTTTGGTCATCAAAATCCTGATACGGATGCTATTGCATCATCTTATGCTTTTGATTACTTATCCCAAAAAGCGTTTGGTTTGGATACTGAAGTCGTAGCTTTAGGAACACCTAACGAAGAAACAGCTTTTGCCCTTGATTATTTTGGTGTTGAGGCACCACGTGTGGTAGAGTCTGCTAAAGCACAAGGGTCTGAACAAGTGATTTTGACAGACCACAATGAATTCCAACAATCCATTGCAGATATCCGTGAGGTTGAGGTATATGGTGTGGTTGATCACCACCGTGTGGCTAATTTTGAAACTGCAAATCCTTTATACATGCGTGTGGAACCAGTAGGATCAGCCTCATCTATTGTTTACCGTATGTTTAAAGAAAATGGCATCGAGGTGCCAAAAGCGATTGCAGGGATGCTCTTGTCTGGTTTGATTTCAGATACCTTGTTGTTGAAATCTCCAACAACTCATGTGTCTGATCACCTTGTCGCTGAAGAATTGGCAGAGCTAGCAGAAGTGAACTTGGAAGACTATGGAATGGCTCTTTTAAAAGCAGGTACAAACCTTGCAAGCAAATCAGAAGTAGAATTGATTGGTATTGATGCCAAAACATTTGAATTAAATGGCAATGCTGTGCGCGTGGCACAAGTGAACACTGTTGACATTGCAGAAGTCTTAGAACGTCAAGAAGCTATTGAAGCAGCCATTAAAGATGCCATGGCTGCAGAAGGTTATTCAGATTTTGTTTTGATGATCACGGATATTGTTAACTCAAACTCTGAAATTCTAGCTATTGGAGCAAACATGGACAAGGTTGAAGCAGCCTTTAACTTCACCCTTGACAACAATCATGCCTTCTTAGCAGGTGCCGTTTCTCGTAAAAAACAAGTGGTTCCACAATTGACAGAAAGTTTTGGAGCTTAA